In the Hordeum vulgare subsp. vulgare chromosome 7H, MorexV3_pseudomolecules_assembly, whole genome shotgun sequence genome, one interval contains:
- the LOC123410888 gene encoding aquaporin NIP1-1: MAGGGDNSQTNGGAQEPRAMEEGRKEDYDQGCGLAISLPFVQKIIAEIFGTYFLIFAGCGAVTINKSKGQITFPGVAIVWGLAVMVMVYSVGHISGAHFNPAVTFAFATVRRFPWRQVPAYVLAQMLGATLASGTLRLMFGGRHEHFPGTLPTGSDVQSLVLEFIITFYLMFVISGVATDNRAIGELAGLAVGATILLNVLIAGPVSGASMNPARTVGPALVGSEYRSIWVYVVGPVAGAVAGAWAYNLIRFTNKPLREITKSTSFLRSMSRMNSVSV, translated from the exons ATGGCAGGAGGAGGCGATAACTCCCAGACGAACGGAGGAGCTCAAGAGCCGCGCGCCATGGAGGAAGGGAGGAAGGAGGACTATGACCAGGGCTGCGGCCTCGCCATCTCTCTCCCCTTCGTCCAGAAG ATCATCGCCGAGATTTTCGGGACGTACTTCCTGATCTTCGCCGGGTGCGGCGCGGTGACCATCAACAAGAGCAAGGGGCAGATCACGTTCCCCGGCGTAGCCATCGTGTGGGGCCTCGCCGTGATGGTGATGGTGTACTCCGTCGGCCACATCTCCGGCGCGCACTTCAACCCGGCCGTCACCTTCGCGTTCGCCACCGTGCGCCGATTCCCGTGGCGGCAGGTGCCGGCGTACGTGCTGGCGCAGATGCTGGGGGCCACGCTGGCCAGCGGCACGCTGAGGCTCATGTTCGGCGGGCGCCACGAGCACTTCCCCGGCACGCTCCCTACCGGGTCCGACGTACAGTCACTCGTTCTCGAGTTCATCATCACCTTCTACCTCATGTTCGTCATTTCGGGCGTGGCCACCGACAACAGAGCC ATCGGGGAGTTGGCAGGGCTGGCCGTGGGTGCAACCATCCTTCTTAATGTGTTGATCGCTGG GCCGGTGTCGGGGGCGTCGATGAACCCGGCGAGGACGGTGGGGCCGGCGCTGGTGGGGAGCGAGTACAGGTCGATCTGGGTGTACGTGGTGGGCCCGGTGGCCGGAGCCGTGGCCGGGGCGTGGGCGTACAACCTCATCCGCTTCACCAACAAGCCGCTGCGCGAGATCACCAAGAGCACCTCCTTCCTCAGGAGCATGAGCAGGATGAACTCCGTCTCCGTCTAG